In Oryza brachyantha chromosome 2, ObraRS2, whole genome shotgun sequence, a single window of DNA contains:
- the LOC102710843 gene encoding LOW QUALITY PROTEIN: uncharacterized protein At3g17950 (The sequence of the model RefSeq protein was modified relative to this genomic sequence to represent the inferred CDS: deleted 1 base in 1 codon) has product MDGDAGMIPSSSSAESSPSSSDVDSESTRSSFFRDRSTTLGTLMGVSFADDEEEDDQQQQREAAREGQGRERPRVPVAGEEGGRRWRRRWRRRRWRNAGGSWWRLCRDDVGGTTSLGQFLHMERQLAGAGLGAGDGAVRRESARPALPAREERVKLQLRRSAQGSSSSVVRLPVLLTAMCSGGA; this is encoded by the exons ATGGACGGCGACGCCGGGATGAtcccgtcgtcttcctccgcCGAGTCGTCACCCTCTTCCTCCGACGTCGACAGCGAG TCCACGAGGTCGTCGTTCTTTCGTGACCGCAGCACGACGCTAGGGACGCTCATGGGCGTGTCcttcgccgacgacgaggaggaggatgatcagcagcagcagagggaggcggcgcgagaagggcaggggagggagaggcccCGCGTCCCCGTGGCCGGAGAggagggcgggcggaggtggcgccggaggtggaggcgcAGGCGCTGGCGCAACGCCGGCGGCAGCTGGTGGCGGCTATGCAGGGACGACGTTGGCGGAACGACGTCACTGGGCCAGTTCTTGCACATGGAGaggcagctcgccggcgccgggctgggagccggcgacggcgctgtTCGACGA GAGAGCGCCCGGCCAGCGCTGCCGGCTCGGGAGGAGAGGGTTAAGTTGCAGCTGCGGAGGTCGGCGCaggggtcgtcgtcgtcggtagTGAGGCTGCCGGTGCTGCTCACCGCCATGTGCAGCGGCGGAGCCTGA
- the LOC102720585 gene encoding probable calcium-binding protein CML20 produces MGIVLSAAAATCGGLRRSPPPPPPLSPPDILDAHPSYWKREVQPELAGVFRRFDTNGDGLISAAEMREFYGCSVDEAEEMVAVADRDGDGFISIEELGAVMVGGELEALRAAFDEYDVDGDGVITAEELRRTLPRLIGEDLTAEQCAQMVAAVDSDGDGVISFDEFKAMMAATKDMEA; encoded by the coding sequence ATGGGGATcgtcctctccgccgccgccgccacctgcggtggcctccgccgctcgccgccaccgccaccaccgctctCACCCCCGGATATCCTGGATGCCCATCCGTCGTACTGGAAGCGGGAGGTCCagccggagctcgccggcgtctTCCGCCGCTTCGACACCAACGGCGACGGTCTCATCTCGGCTGCGGAGATGAGGGAGTTCTACGGGTGCTCGGTGGACGAGGCCGAGGAGATGGTCGCCGTGGCGGACAGGGACGGGGACGGGTTCATCAGCATCGAGGAGCTCGGCGCGGTGATGGTGGGCGGGGAGCTGGAGGCGCTGCGCGCGGCGTTCGACGAGTACGACGTGGACGGGGACGGTGTGATCACggcggaggagctgcggcgcaCGCTGCCTAGGCTCATCGGGGAGGATCTGACGGCCGAGCAGTGCGCACAGATGGTCGCTGCTGTCgacagcgacggcgatggcgtaATCTCCTTCGACGAGTTCAAGGCCATGATGGCTGCGACCAAGGACATGGAGGCATGA
- the LOC102712886 gene encoding actin-histidine N-methyltransferase has protein sequence MAAAAAAGATPATARKALVTKTATLLSSSLARSRRSLSCSAAAASAAPRIAPQPPDLLRWVQREGGFVHPALRVVDHPEHGLGVSAAAAEGDIPPGDVLIALPGRLPLRLRRPAAAADAVLTQLADQVPEELWAMRLGLSLLQERAKSDSFWWPYIANLPETFTVPIFFPGEDIKNLQYAPLLHQVNKRCRFLLEFEKEAKHKLSTVPLEDHPFCGQDVNSSSLGWAMSAASSRAFRLHGEIPMLLPLIDMCNHSFNPNARIVQEGNVDSTDMSVKVVAETKINQTAAVTLNYGCYHNDFFLLDYGFVITSNPYDQVELSYDGTLLDAASMAAGVSSPNFSAPAKWQQDILSQLNLYGEGAILKVSIGGPDIVDGRLLAALRVIIAADPEAVSGHDLKILMSLKEKAPLGPAVEASALRTLLALCTFALQHFHTKIMEDEAILKGEPPLTTELAVQFRLQKKLLLLDVIQNLSRRIKMLSLDKSTV, from the exons atggccgccgccgccgccgcgggggcgaCGCCAGCGACGGCCAGGAAGGCGCTGGTCACGAAAACTGccaccctcctctcctcctcgctcGCGCGCAGCCGGCGCAGCCTCTCCTGCTCCGCGgccgctgcctccgccgccccgcgcatcgcgccgcagccgccggacCTGCTCCGATGGGTGCAGCGCGAGGGCGGATTTGTACATCCCGCCCTCCGCGTGGTCGACCATCCCGAGCACGGCCTCGGGGTCTCCGCCGCTGCGGCCGAGGGGGACATTCCCCCGGGCGACGTCCTCATCGCCCTACCTGGCCGCCTCCCGCTACGACTCcgccgtcccgccgccgctgcggacGCAGTCCTCACGCAGCTAGCGGACCAAGTACCTG AGGAACTATGGGCTATGCGACTGGGCTTGAGTCTGCTTCAAGAAAGGGCAAAATCTGATTCTTTTTGGTGGCCATATATTGCAAATCTGCCAGAGACTTTTACtgtaccaattttttttccagggGAAGACATAAAAAACTTGCAGTATGCTCCTCTTCTCCACCAG GTGAATAAAAGGTGTCGCTTCCTTCTTGAGTTTGAAAAGGAGGCGAAACATAAGCTTAGTACAGTACCCTTGGAAGATCATCCGTTTTGTGGACAAGATGTAAACTCATCATCCCTTGGATGGGCTATGTCGGCAGCATCTTCTCGGGCATTCCGTTTGCATGGTGAAATTCCGATGCTGTTGCCTCTCATTGATATGTGTAACCATAGTTTTAACCCAAATGCTAGGATTGTCCAGGAAGGAAATGTGGATAGTACTGATATGTCAGTTAAG GTTGTTGCTGAGACTAAGATTAATCAAACTGCTGCGGTAACACTGAACTATGGTTGCTACCACAATGATTTCTTCCTTCTTGATTATGGATTTGTAATAACATCGAATCCATATGACCAAGTGGAACTGAGCTACGATGGAACTCTCCTAGATGCTGCTAGCATGGCAGCAGGAGTTTCCTCTCCCAACTTTTCAGCTCCAGCCAAGTGGCAACAGGATATTTTGTCGCAGCTAAACCTGTATGGGGAGGGTGCTATTCTAAAG GTCAGCATAGGAGGTCCAGACATAGTAGATGGGCGCTTATTGGCTGCTTTAAGGGTTATTATTGCAGCTGATCCGGAGGCTGTGAGTGGTCATGACCTCAAGATTTTGATGTCACTTAAGGAGAAAGCTCCATTAGGCCCAGCTGTTGAAGCTTCAGCGCTCCGAACTCTCCTTGCACTTTGTACCTTTGCTCTCCAACACTTCCACACGAAGATAATGGAAGACGAGGCCATACTAAAGGGAGAACCACCACTTACTACTGAACTAGCCGTGCAGTTTAGATTGCAGAAGAAGCTGCTGCTCCTGGATGTGATACAGAATCTTAGTCGCAGAATCAAGATGCTATCTCTTGACAAATCCACCGTGTAG
- the LOC102720861 gene encoding uncharacterized protein LOC102720861: MEMGRDVEGAGQQQQQRRLAVVHSQVRRIKQEEGEKVKVDETYLQHHQVSEMRLALRDLEARQRSRSPLGRAAARPVISIGGDS, translated from the coding sequence ATGGAGATGGGTAGGGACGTGGAAGGGGcggggcagcagcagcagcagcggcggctggcggtggTGCACAGCCAGGTGAGGCGGATCAAGCAGGAGGAAGGCGAGAAGGTGAAGGTGGACGAGACGTACCTGCAGCACCACCAGGTGTCGGAGATGCGGCTGGCGCTCCGGGACCTGGAGGCGAGGCAGCggtcgcgctcgccgctcgggagggcggcggcacgccCGGTGATCTCCATCGGCGGCGACTCGTGA
- the LOC102713164 gene encoding nudix hydrolase 21, chloroplastic, with protein sequence MAVLVARQGRELQRYTSSGGRIVVGCIPYRVRGGEMEVLVITSQKGHGMMFPKGGWELDESMDEAARREALEEAGVRGETEPSLGCWYYKSRRYDKTYEGFMFPLRVTDELHQWPEMASRKRTWATVQQVMDGCQHGWMREALEQLVSRHAMMLQSAL encoded by the exons ATGGCCGTACTCGTGGCGAGGCAGGGGCGCGAGCTGCAGCGGTACACGAGCAGCGGGGGCCGCATCGTGGTGGGGTGCATCCCGTACCgggtgcgcggcggcgagatggAGGTGCTGGTGATCACCTCGCAGAAGGGGCACGGCATGATGTTCCCCAAGGGCGGGTGGGAGCTCGACGAGTCGATGGACGAGGCCGCCCGCCGCGAGGCCCTCGAGGAGGCCGGCGTCCGCGGCGAGACCGAGCCGTCGCTCGGCTGCTGGTACTACAAGAGCCGCCGCTACGACAAGACCTACGAGGGCTTCATGTTCCCTCTCCGCGTCACCGACGAGCTCCACCAGTGGCCCGAGATGGCCTCCCGCAAGCGCACCTGG GCCACGGTGCAGCAGGTGATGGACGGGTGCCAGCACGGTTGGATGCGGGAGGCGCTCGAGCAGCTCGTCTCCCGGCACGCCATGATGCTGCAGTCTGCGCTGTAA
- the LOC102721431 gene encoding probable peroxygenase 5, which produces MDTGRRRRLCPGVAVAALLFFPVFFGSQQAAAAAAAAYGEASGAAGMTALQKHAAFFDRDNDGIVSLSETYDGLRALGLGAGLSSLSAAFINGALSSKTRPGDATSPRLSIYIENIHKGIHGSDSGTYDSEGRFVPEKFEEIFTKHAKTVPDALTSDEIDEMLQANRKPNDYSGWVGATAEWKMLYRLGKDKDGLLHKDAVRGVYDGSLFAKLVAKRYEENQA; this is translated from the exons ATGGAcactggacggcggcggcggctgtgcCCAGGGGTGGCTGTGGCCGCTCTCCTGTTCTTCCCCGTGTTCTTCG GGAgccagcaggcggcggcggcggcggcggcggcgtacggCGAGGCTTCAGGCGCCGCCGGCATGACGGCGCTGCAGAAGCACGCGGCTTTCTTCGACCGGGACAACGACGGCATCGTCTCCCTCTCCGAGACATACGACG GGCTACGGGCGCTCGGACTCGGAGCTGGCCTCTCCAGCTTGAGCGCGGCCTTCATCAATGGCGCCCTTTCCTCCAAGACCAGACCT GGTGATGCAACGTCACCACGCTTATCTATCTACATAGAAAACATCCACAAGGGGATTCATGGAAGCGATTCAGGCACTTATGACTCTGAAGGAAG GTTCGTTCCTGAAAAGTTTGAAGAGATATTCACCAAGCACGCCAAGACCGTGCCTGACGCTTTGACATCGGATGAGATAGACGAGATGCTCCAAGCCAACCGAAAGCCCAATGACTACTCCGGATG GGTTGGAGCAACAGCAGAGTGGAAGATGCTGTACAGACTCGGCAAGGACAAGGACGGGCTTCTGCACAAGGACGCCGTGAGAGGCGTCTACGACGGAAGCCTGTTTGCCAAGCTGGTGGCCAAGAGATACGAGGAAAACCAGGCATGA